Within Cellulophaga sp. L1A9, the genomic segment CTTTTTTAAAGATACTTCCAATTTCACCGGATACCAATAAGAATTTTTTAATTTCTTCAAAACCTGCTTTATGGTCTTCAATGACCAAATAGTACATAAGTACTGACGGAATAACCCCGGCACTACCATTTGTAGGTGCGGTAACTACACGTCCTAAAGAAGCGTTTACTTCGTTAACGGCTAAAGCAAAACAGCTTACCCATTGTAATATTTGTCTGAATTTAACTTCAGTTTTTCGTATCGCAGAAAGCCATTCCTGTGGTGTGGTATAGGGTTCGCTATCTTTTAATTTTTTGTGAATATCAAAAGCACGTCTTCGTACATTTAGGCCGCCAGGTAAAGAGCCTTCGGTATGGCATCCAATATACATACATTCTAGCATCGTATCCCAAATGCGATGTAATTCGTGATCTATTTCCGCATCGGTACGCAAAGAGCGTTCGTTTTCTAAAACAATTTCTGAAATAGTTTTATTTTCTTTTGAACAGAAGTCCAATAATTCTACTCCATTTCTCACTGGGAAAGGAAAAGCTTTAAATATTTCAATATTTTTCTTGGCTCTTTTTCGCTCCTCTTTTACTACAAATCCGCCTCCGATAGAATAATAAGTATTCTCAATTTTTTCACCCGTGTATAAAGTGGCTTCAAACCTCATTCCATTGGCGTGAAATGGGAGGAACTCTTTTTTGAAAATGATATTTTTTTCAGGATTAAAAGGAAGGTTGCGTTTTCCTCCAAATTCAATTCTTTGTTCTTCTTTGATGCGTTGTACAATACTAGAGATCTGTTCAATAGGAATATATTCAGGATCTTGCCCAGATAGGCCTAACATTACAGCATAATCGGTAGCGTGGCCTTTACCTGTAAGAGATAAAGAACCGTAAATAAATACGTTTATTTCTGCAACATCTAAAAATTTTTCATCGGTTTGTAATTCTTCAATCCATTTTTCAGCAGCACGCCAAGGTCCTAGGGTGTGTGAACTTGATGGTCCTACCCCAATTTTAAGCATATCAAAAGTACTGATTGACT encodes:
- a CDS encoding L-serine ammonia-lyase, with translation MESISTFDMLKIGVGPSSSHTLGPWRAAEKWIEELQTDEKFLDVAEINVFIYGSLSLTGKGHATDYAVMLGLSGQDPEYIPIEQISSIVQRIKEEQRIEFGGKRNLPFNPEKNIIFKKEFLPFHANGMRFEATLYTGEKIENTYYSIGGGFVVKEERKRAKKNIEIFKAFPFPVRNGVELLDFCSKENKTISEIVLENERSLRTDAEIDHELHRIWDTMLECMYIGCHTEGSLPGGLNVRRRAFDIHKKLKDSEPYTTPQEWLSAIRKTEVKFRQILQWVSCFALAVNEVNASLGRVVTAPTNGSAGVIPSVLMYYLVIEDHKAGFEEIKKFLLVSGEIGSIFKKGATISAAMGGCQAEIGVSSAMAAGALTELLGGTPEQVLMAAEIAMEHHLGLTCDPIGGLVQIPCIERNSMGAIKAINAAELALGSDPKDAKVPLDKVVQTMWETAKDMSSKYKETSEGGLAVGVFLSDC